In Halorussus limi, a genomic segment contains:
- a CDS encoding MTH1187 family thiamine-binding protein, whose translation MTAIALLSVAPVTEDSMADEVAKAVAALDDYDVSYETNPMGTVIEADTVNELFAAAQAAHEAVDGDRVSTFLKIDDKRTREQRAHEKVDAVEDALGREAKRER comes from the coding sequence ATGACCGCAATCGCACTCCTGAGTGTCGCGCCCGTGACCGAGGACAGCATGGCCGACGAGGTGGCGAAGGCCGTCGCCGCGCTCGACGACTACGACGTGTCCTACGAGACCAATCCGATGGGGACAGTCATCGAGGCCGACACCGTGAACGAACTGTTCGCCGCCGCGCAGGCCGCCCACGAGGCGGTGGACGGCGACCGCGTGAGTACGTTCCTGAAGATAGACGACAAACGCACGCGCGAGCAACGCGCGCACGAGAAGGTCGATGCGGTCGAAGACGCGCTCGGCCGGGAGGCCAAACGGGAGCGATGA
- a CDS encoding RNA methyltransferase, with protein MTVSLLVPSSLVREAEDKREATRKIGYVARAATVFRADRLGVFPDPKGEEKWGGGFVSTVLKYAATPPYLRKEVFGKRDELEYAGILPPLRAPSLTGSESEGSGSLRQGIVTEVGPEGRVRVNCGLQHPISLVVPPEMEVDEGERVTVRISSRSPVRAKLVDEPLPGWSVTRTDLPAALDRDDAGVRIATSRHGVELTTRRLTDVVGRTERDGMTVVFGSPGRGLPEILDLPTDSLADERPSDDGEDEADAESGVESGAPGRFDLWLNAVPNQGSEVVRTEEAMFASLACLNLKEK; from the coding sequence ATGACCGTCAGCCTACTCGTTCCGTCATCCCTCGTCCGGGAAGCCGAAGACAAGCGCGAGGCGACTCGCAAAATCGGCTACGTCGCCCGCGCGGCGACGGTGTTCCGGGCCGACCGCCTCGGGGTCTTTCCCGACCCCAAGGGGGAGGAGAAGTGGGGTGGCGGGTTCGTAAGTACAGTGCTGAAGTACGCCGCGACGCCGCCCTACCTCCGAAAGGAGGTATTCGGCAAGCGGGACGAACTGGAGTACGCGGGCATCCTACCGCCGCTCCGCGCCCCGTCGCTGACCGGCTCCGAATCCGAGGGTTCGGGGTCGTTAAGACAGGGAATCGTGACCGAGGTCGGACCTGAAGGGCGCGTTCGGGTCAATTGCGGACTGCAACACCCGATCTCGCTCGTCGTGCCACCAGAAATGGAGGTCGACGAGGGAGAGCGCGTAACCGTCAGGATCTCTTCGCGAAGTCCGGTCCGTGCGAAACTCGTAGACGAGCCCCTTCCGGGCTGGTCGGTGACGCGCACGGACCTTCCGGCGGCACTCGACCGCGACGACGCGGGCGTCCGAATCGCGACGTCCCGTCACGGGGTCGAGTTGACGACCCGGCGGCTGACCGACGTGGTCGGCCGGACCGAACGCGACGGTATGACCGTCGTGTTCGGTTCACCGGGTCGCGGCCTGCCGGAGATACTCGATCTCCCCACCGACTCGCTGGCCGACGAACGGCCGAGCGACGACGGGGAGGACGAGGCGGACGCGGAGTCCGGAGTCGAATCGGGCGCACCCGGCCGGTTTGACCTCTGGCTGAACGCGGTTCCGAATCAAGGCAGCGAGGTCGTGCGAACGGAAGAAGCGATGTTCGCCTCCCTCGCCTGCCTGAACCTCAAAGAGAAGTGA
- a CDS encoding 30S ribosomal protein S3, producing the protein MADEQQFIHDGLQRSQIDEFFSDELGRAGYGGMDVAKTPMGTQIVLKAEKPGMVIGKGGKNIRKITTQLEEKFDLDDPQIDVQEVDEPDLNARIVADRLANALERGWYFRKAGHTTIDRIMDAGALGAEIVLSGKVTGARSRVEKFNRGYIKHNGEPAEDIVDHGQGVAVLKLGTIGVDVKIIPPGADLPDDFEIQEGASPEEVVPEAVEANEQAGVEELLEEPTDEELEELREEDEAGEEPAEPGEEELDEEVVEEVIEDETDEESADETESDQSVEEELDDLEEEVEQEAEDLMDEMEGEESDEEEGDD; encoded by the coding sequence ATGGCAGACGAACAACAGTTCATTCACGACGGACTCCAGCGGTCCCAGATCGACGAGTTCTTCTCGGACGAACTCGGCCGTGCGGGCTACGGCGGCATGGACGTCGCCAAGACCCCGATGGGTACCCAGATCGTCCTCAAGGCCGAGAAGCCCGGTATGGTCATCGGCAAGGGCGGGAAGAACATCCGGAAGATCACCACGCAACTCGAGGAGAAGTTCGACCTCGACGACCCGCAGATCGACGTCCAGGAAGTGGACGAACCGGACCTCAACGCCCGCATCGTCGCAGACCGACTCGCCAACGCGCTCGAGCGCGGTTGGTACTTCCGGAAGGCCGGACACACCACCATCGACCGCATCATGGACGCCGGTGCGCTCGGTGCGGAAATCGTCCTCTCCGGGAAGGTTACGGGCGCCCGCTCGCGCGTCGAGAAGTTCAACCGCGGGTACATCAAGCACAACGGCGAACCCGCCGAGGACATAGTCGACCACGGTCAAGGCGTCGCCGTCCTGAAACTCGGCACCATCGGCGTGGACGTCAAGATCATCCCGCCGGGAGCCGACCTGCCCGACGACTTCGAGATTCAGGAGGGCGCGAGCCCCGAAGAGGTCGTCCCCGAGGCCGTCGAGGCCAACGAGCAGGCCGGCGTCGAGGAACTCCTCGAAGAGCCGACCGACGAGGAACTCGAGGAACTCCGCGAAGAGGACGAGGCGGGCGAGGAGCCCGCCGAACCCGGCGAGGAGGAACTCGACGAGGAAGTCGTCGAGGAGGTCATCGAGGACGAGACCGACGAGGAGTCGGCCGACGAGACCGAATCCGACCAGTCCGTCGAAGAGGAACTCGACGACCTCGAGGAGGAAGTCGAGCAGGAAGCCGAGGACCTCATGGACGAGATGGAAGGCGAGGAGAGCGACGAAGAGGAGGGTGACGACTGA
- the mch gene encoding methenyltetrahydromethanopterin cyclohydrolase codes for MDSLNRNALELADEALDFAEELDIGARELENGATVLDFGHEFDGGVEAGLLLAEMQTAGLATVQTRMDEVAGAPFQYVELTSDHPALALLCSQKAGWEVTTEDFEGLGSGPARALVAEEDEFARVGYEDVSDFAVLAVESGDYPTESVAEQVADLTGVETSSVFLASVPTASLAGSVSIASRAAEMAVFRLAELGYDPLDVVSATGSAPVAPVAGDEETAIARTNDALAYGGTVHLTVREEFDRFDEIVSTANDEYGTHFADIFESVDWDFYEVEESVFAPARATVDVIGGDTYVVGERDEDMLAESFGI; via the coding sequence ATGGACAGTCTCAATCGGAACGCGTTGGAACTTGCCGACGAAGCCCTCGACTTCGCCGAGGAGTTGGACATCGGCGCTCGCGAACTCGAAAACGGAGCCACGGTCCTCGACTTCGGCCACGAGTTCGACGGCGGCGTCGAAGCCGGACTCCTGCTCGCCGAGATGCAGACCGCGGGCCTCGCCACGGTCCAGACCCGGATGGACGAGGTTGCGGGCGCGCCCTTCCAGTACGTCGAACTGACCAGCGACCACCCCGCGCTGGCGCTGCTCTGCTCGCAGAAGGCCGGATGGGAGGTCACGACCGAGGACTTCGAGGGACTCGGGAGCGGCCCGGCCCGCGCGCTCGTCGCCGAGGAGGACGAGTTCGCCCGCGTCGGCTACGAGGACGTGTCGGACTTCGCGGTGCTGGCGGTCGAGAGCGGCGACTACCCCACCGAGTCGGTCGCCGAGCAGGTCGCGGACCTGACCGGCGTCGAGACGAGCAGCGTCTTCCTCGCGTCGGTCCCGACCGCGAGTCTCGCCGGGAGCGTCAGCATCGCCTCGCGCGCGGCCGAGATGGCCGTCTTCCGACTCGCGGAACTCGGCTACGACCCCCTCGACGTGGTGAGCGCCACCGGGTCGGCCCCGGTCGCGCCCGTGGCCGGCGACGAGGAGACCGCCATCGCGCGGACCAACGACGCGCTGGCCTACGGCGGGACGGTCCACCTCACGGTCCGCGAGGAGTTCGACCGCTTCGACGAAATCGTCTCGACCGCGAACGACGAGTACGGCACCCACTTCGCCGACATCTTCGAGTCGGTCGATTGGGACTTCTACGAGGTCGAGGAGAGCGTCTTCGCGCCCGCTCGGGCGACCGTCGACGTAATCGGCGGCGACACCTACGTCGTCGGCGAGCGCGACGAAGACATGCTGGCCGAGAGCTTCGGCATCTGA
- a CDS encoding 50S ribosomal protein L14 gives MEALKADVTQGLSKGSLLNCADNTGAREVKLISVSGYSGTKSRHPKAGIGDKVTVSVTKGTPEMRRQVLEAVIVRQRKPIRRPDGTRVKFEDNAAVIIDDVEEPRGTEIKGPIAREVAERFGSIASTATMIV, from the coding sequence ATGGAAGCGCTCAAAGCCGACGTCACGCAGGGCCTCTCGAAGGGCTCGCTCCTCAACTGCGCCGACAACACGGGCGCACGCGAGGTCAAACTCATCAGCGTCTCCGGCTACTCCGGCACCAAGAGCCGCCACCCGAAGGCGGGTATCGGTGACAAGGTGACCGTCTCGGTCACGAAGGGTACCCCGGAGATGCGACGGCAGGTGCTGGAGGCGGTCATCGTCCGCCAGCGCAAGCCGATTCGTCGCCCCGACGGTACCCGCGTCAAGTTCGAAGACAACGCGGCCGTCATCATCGACGACGTCGAGGAACCGCGCGGGACCGAGATCAAGGGTCCCATCGCGCGGGAAGTCGCAGAGCGGTTCGGAAGTATCGCGAGCACCGCTACGATGATAGTATGA
- a CDS encoding 30S ribosomal protein S19 yields MSEGEYRTGREGEFTFRGYDLDELQDMSLEEVAELLPARQRRTIERGLSTEQEKLLEEAREATEEGSANDPIRTHLRNMPILPEFVGKTFSVYTGQSFERVYVEPEMLGHYLGEFQLTRKSVEHGQAGIGATRSSKFVPLK; encoded by the coding sequence ATGAGCGAAGGCGAATACCGAACCGGCCGCGAAGGTGAGTTCACCTTCCGCGGTTACGACCTCGACGAACTGCAGGACATGAGTCTTGAGGAAGTCGCGGAACTGCTTCCCGCACGCCAGCGGCGAACCATCGAGCGCGGTCTGTCCACCGAGCAGGAGAAGCTGCTCGAAGAGGCCCGCGAGGCCACCGAGGAAGGCTCGGCCAACGACCCGATTCGGACACACCTCCGGAACATGCCGATTCTTCCCGAGTTCGTCGGGAAGACGTTCTCGGTGTACACCGGTCAGAGCTTCGAGCGCGTGTACGTCGAACCGGAGATGCTGGGCCACTACCTCGGCGAGTTCCAGCTGACGCGGAAATCGGTCGAACACGGACAGGCCGGTATCGGCGCGACCCGCTCCTCGAAGTTCGTGCCACTCAAGTGA
- a CDS encoding 50S ribosomal protein L3, which yields MPETSRPRKGSLGFGPRQRATSEVPRFNSWPDGDGNPSLQGFAGYKAGMTHVVMVNDESDSPREGMEETVPVTIVETPPMRAVALRAYEDTPYGKKPLTEVWGDDFHDDLSRTLDVPEDHDVDAAESELRAALEDGDIADLRVVTHTVPDEVPSVPKNKPDVMETRVGGGSLGDRVDFGLDLLEDGGEHDMNDVFRAGEYTDVSGVTKGKGTQGPVKRWGVQKRKGKHARQGWRRRIGNLGPWNPSRVRSTVPQQGQTGYHQRTELNKRLIDIGEDDDINVDGGFVNYGEVDGSYALVKGSVPGPDKRLLRFRPAIRPKDQPRLDPEVRYVSTESNQG from the coding sequence ATGCCAGAAACAAGCAGACCACGTAAAGGTTCGCTAGGGTTCGGCCCCCGCCAGCGCGCGACCAGTGAGGTGCCGCGCTTCAACTCGTGGCCCGACGGAGACGGTAATCCGTCCCTTCAGGGCTTCGCGGGTTACAAGGCAGGCATGACCCACGTGGTGATGGTGAACGACGAATCCGACTCCCCGCGCGAGGGGATGGAGGAGACCGTTCCCGTCACCATCGTGGAGACGCCGCCGATGCGGGCGGTCGCTCTGCGAGCCTACGAAGACACGCCGTACGGCAAGAAGCCGCTGACGGAAGTGTGGGGCGACGACTTCCACGACGACCTCTCGCGCACGCTCGACGTGCCGGAGGACCACGACGTCGACGCCGCCGAGTCCGAACTTCGCGCGGCGCTCGAGGACGGCGACATCGCCGACCTTCGCGTCGTCACCCACACCGTTCCCGACGAGGTGCCCAGCGTTCCGAAGAACAAGCCCGACGTGATGGAGACTCGCGTCGGCGGCGGGTCGCTCGGCGACCGCGTCGACTTCGGACTGGACCTCCTCGAAGACGGCGGGGAACACGACATGAACGACGTGTTCCGCGCGGGCGAGTACACCGACGTCAGCGGTGTCACGAAAGGCAAAGGCACGCAGGGTCCCGTCAAGCGATGGGGCGTCCAGAAGCGGAAGGGCAAGCACGCCCGTCAGGGATGGCGCCGACGGATCGGCAACCTCGGTCCGTGGAACCCCTCCCGGGTCCGCTCGACGGTGCCCCAGCAGGGCCAGACCGGCTACCACCAGCGCACCGAACTCAACAAGCGCCTCATCGACATCGGTGAGGACGACGACATCAACGTCGACGGCGGCTTCGTCAACTACGGCGAAGTCGACGGTTCCTACGCGCTGGTCAAGGGCTCGGTCCCCGGTCCGGACAAGCGTCTCCTGCGTTTCCGCCCGGCCATCCGGCCGAAAGACCAGCCGCGCCTCGACCCCGAGGTGCGGTACGTAAGCACCGAATCCAACCAAGGATAA
- a CDS encoding 30S ribosomal protein S17, with amino-acid sequence MAIGLNVSEPEGTCSDENCPFHGTLSVRGQTLEGEVASTDMDKTVIVEREYDVPVPKYDRYMKRRSRVPAHHPDCMELEVGDTVRIAETRPLSKTKSHVVVEQFETTRSFGAGGTEQQDETEGEE; translated from the coding sequence ATGGCAATAGGACTGAACGTATCAGAGCCGGAAGGGACCTGCTCCGACGAGAACTGCCCGTTCCACGGAACGCTGTCCGTGCGCGGTCAGACGCTCGAAGGAGAGGTCGCTTCCACAGACATGGACAAAACCGTGATCGTCGAGCGAGAGTACGACGTTCCGGTTCCGAAGTACGACCGGTACATGAAGCGCCGGTCCCGCGTTCCGGCACACCACCCGGATTGCATGGAACTGGAAGTCGGCGACACGGTTCGTATCGCAGAGACCCGACCGCTTTCGAAGACGAAGAGCCACGTCGTCGTCGAGCAGTTCGAGACGACGCGGAGCTTCGGAGCGGGCGGAACCGAACAGCAAGACGAAACGGAGGGCGAGGAATAA
- a CDS encoding 30S ribosomal protein S4e translates to MTKHQKRLSVPKSWPVERKTDTFTVKADSGPHGEDGVPLIILLRDVLGYVQSRKEARYALDQGNVLVNGDENAAEDRPIGMFDIVAFTEREEYYRVFPDEGGRLTLTPIDGDDAESKLGKIEDKTMISGGRTQLNLHDGQNILVEDDEYSAGDSVVVSNDDDEIVAHFPYEEGSLVTAVRGSHAGDIGEVTEIQVTPGSGSNNVVVETDDGTFETVEEYVVVIDENFVGDDE, encoded by the coding sequence ATGACGAAACACCAGAAGCGACTCTCAGTTCCGAAGTCCTGGCCGGTCGAGCGCAAGACGGACACCTTCACCGTGAAGGCCGACTCCGGCCCGCACGGCGAGGACGGCGTGCCCCTCATCATCCTGCTGCGGGACGTGCTGGGCTACGTCCAGTCCCGGAAGGAAGCACGCTACGCCCTCGACCAGGGCAACGTGCTGGTCAACGGCGACGAGAACGCCGCCGAGGACCGACCTATCGGGATGTTCGACATCGTCGCGTTCACCGAGCGCGAGGAGTACTACCGCGTCTTCCCCGACGAGGGCGGTCGGCTCACGCTGACCCCCATCGACGGCGACGACGCCGAGAGCAAACTCGGGAAGATAGAGGACAAGACGATGATTTCGGGCGGCCGGACCCAACTCAACCTCCACGACGGGCAGAACATCCTCGTCGAGGACGACGAGTACAGCGCCGGCGACTCGGTCGTCGTCAGCAACGACGACGACGAAATCGTCGCTCACTTCCCCTATGAGGAAGGCAGCCTCGTGACCGCGGTCCGCGGCTCGCACGCGGGCGACATCGGCGAAGTCACCGAGATTCAGGTCACGCCGGGCAGCGGCTCGAACAACGTCGTGGTCGAGACCGACGACGGCACCTTCGAGACGGTCGAGGAGTACGTCGTGGTCATCGACGAGAACTTCGTGGGTGATGACGAATGA
- a CDS encoding 50S ribosomal protein L2 yields the protein MGRRIQGQRRGRGTPTFRAPSHQYKADLTHKKPEEVDTVSGTIVDIEHDPARSAPVAAVEFEDGDQRLILVPEGVGVGETIQVGVSAEIKEGNTLPLAEIPEGVPVCNVERQPGDGGKFARASGVSANLVTHDRDAAVVELPSGEVKRLSPDCRATIGVVAGGGRTEKPMVKAGNKYHKMKSRGTKWPNVRGVAMNAVDHPFGGGGRQHPGKPKSVSRNAPPGRKVGDISSRRTGRGGN from the coding sequence ATGGGACGACGAATTCAAGGACAGCGACGCGGTCGCGGGACGCCGACGTTCCGCGCCCCGTCGCACCAGTACAAGGCGGACCTCACGCACAAGAAGCCCGAAGAGGTCGACACCGTCTCCGGCACCATCGTGGACATCGAACACGACCCGGCCCGGAGCGCACCGGTGGCGGCCGTCGAGTTCGAGGACGGCGACCAGCGCCTCATCCTCGTGCCCGAGGGCGTCGGCGTCGGCGAGACCATTCAGGTCGGCGTCAGCGCCGAAATCAAGGAAGGCAACACCCTGCCGCTGGCCGAGATTCCGGAAGGAGTCCCGGTCTGTAACGTCGAGCGCCAGCCCGGCGACGGCGGCAAGTTCGCTCGCGCCTCCGGCGTGAGCGCGAACCTCGTCACGCACGACCGCGACGCGGCCGTCGTGGAACTGCCCAGCGGCGAGGTCAAGCGCCTCTCGCCCGACTGTCGGGCGACCATCGGCGTGGTCGCAGGCGGCGGCCGAACCGAGAAGCCGATGGTCAAGGCGGGGAACAAGTACCACAAGATGAAATCGCGCGGCACCAAGTGGCCGAACGTGCGCGGCGTCGCGATGAACGCCGTCGACCACCCGTTCGGTGGCGGTGGCCGCCAGCACCCCGGCAAGCCGAAGTCCGTCTCGCGGAACGCGCCGCCCGGACGGAAGGTCGGGGACATCTCGTCCCGGCGCACGGGACGGGGAGGAAACTAG
- the rpl4p gene encoding 50S ribosomal protein L4: MQATIRTLDGEEDGTLDLPDVFSKTVRPDLIKRAVLAAQANRKQDYGADDYAGMRTSAESPGSGRGMAHVPRTNGQGARVPQTVGGRKAHPPKEEKDRSLDINTKERKKAVRSAIAATTDADLVAERGHRFDEDLDLPLVVSDDFEDLVKTKEVVSFLESVGADADIERAEENKTVRAGRGTTRGRKYKTPKSVLFVTGDEPSKAARNLAGADVATAQELNAEDLAPGAHPGRLTVWTESAIEEVADR; encoded by the coding sequence ATGCAGGCAACTATCCGCACCCTCGACGGCGAGGAAGACGGCACGCTCGACCTGCCGGACGTCTTCTCGAAGACGGTCCGGCCGGACCTCATCAAGCGCGCCGTTCTCGCCGCGCAGGCAAACCGCAAGCAGGACTACGGCGCGGACGACTACGCCGGGATGCGAACCTCGGCGGAGTCGCCCGGCAGTGGTCGCGGGATGGCTCACGTCCCCCGAACGAACGGACAGGGCGCACGAGTGCCCCAGACCGTCGGGGGTCGCAAGGCCCACCCGCCGAAAGAAGAGAAGGACCGCTCGCTCGACATCAACACGAAGGAGCGCAAGAAGGCGGTTCGGTCGGCCATCGCGGCGACGACCGACGCCGACCTCGTGGCCGAGCGCGGCCACCGGTTCGACGAGGACCTCGACCTGCCGCTCGTCGTGAGCGACGACTTCGAGGACCTCGTGAAGACCAAGGAGGTCGTCTCCTTCCTCGAATCCGTCGGCGCGGACGCCGACATCGAGCGTGCCGAGGAGAACAAGACGGTCCGAGCGGGTCGCGGTACCACCCGTGGGCGCAAGTACAAGACGCCCAAGTCGGTCCTGTTCGTGACCGGCGACGAACCCTCGAAGGCCGCCCGCAACCTCGCGGGCGCCGACGTGGCGACGGCGCAGGAACTCAACGCCGAGGACCTCGCGCCCGGCGCGCATCCCGGCCGACTCACCGTCTGGACCGAGAGCGCAATCGAGGAGGTGGCCGACCGATGA
- the rplX gene encoding 50S ribosomal protein L24: protein MTQQPRKQRNQTERASLHERHEQVKATLADDLREEFDTRSVRVNAGDTVEVMRGDFAGEEGEVVNVDLRDAVVHVEDVTLEKADGEEVPRPLDASNLKVTDLDLEDDLREERLRGENE from the coding sequence ATGACTCAGCAACCACGCAAACAACGAAACCAGACCGAGCGCGCCTCGCTCCACGAGCGACACGAGCAGGTCAAGGCGACGCTCGCCGACGACCTCCGCGAGGAGTTCGACACCCGCAGCGTCCGCGTCAACGCGGGCGACACCGTCGAGGTGATGCGCGGGGACTTCGCCGGCGAAGAGGGCGAAGTCGTCAACGTCGACCTCCGGGACGCGGTCGTTCACGTCGAGGACGTGACCCTGGAGAAGGCCGACGGCGAGGAAGTGCCCCGGCCGCTCGACGCGAGCAACCTCAAGGTCACCGACCTCGACCTCGAAGACGACCTGCGCGAGGAGCGCCTCCGAGGTGAGAACGAATGA
- a CDS encoding RAD55 family ATPase: MDRVPFGISRLDDIIGGGAPPGSVVLLAGEAGAGAREFCYTSATINGLAHTDEDQFELHYGEVSDRAAVPEDIHYVSFTASGDELRREIEFTMSEELVRAGVETVEFADFSQEYFQLSAIPREWYTRKTQTITDLGQGSDRRGVLEALGEYLNEHATGNLVVIDSLTDLARAPNEHLDWSNITLLVKGLQKASRAWDGLILVLVNQEALSDTQMGSLMGAADGTIAFEWETGGNERDRVMFVREFRGVLSRLEEEDIIRFETEIHDGGFDVSNVRKIR; this comes from the coding sequence ATGGACCGAGTTCCGTTCGGCATCTCCCGACTGGACGACATCATCGGCGGCGGCGCGCCGCCGGGAAGCGTGGTCCTGCTGGCGGGCGAGGCCGGAGCCGGTGCCCGCGAGTTCTGCTACACCAGTGCGACCATCAACGGGTTGGCTCACACCGACGAGGACCAGTTCGAACTCCACTACGGCGAGGTGTCCGACCGGGCCGCGGTGCCCGAGGACATCCACTACGTCTCGTTCACCGCCAGCGGCGACGAACTCCGGCGCGAAATCGAGTTCACGATGAGCGAGGAACTGGTCCGCGCGGGCGTCGAGACCGTGGAGTTCGCCGACTTCAGCCAGGAGTACTTCCAACTCTCGGCGATTCCCCGCGAGTGGTACACCCGAAAGACCCAGACCATCACCGACCTCGGACAGGGGAGCGACCGGCGGGGCGTGCTGGAGGCCCTCGGCGAGTACCTCAACGAACACGCCACGGGCAACCTCGTCGTCATTGACTCGCTGACCGACCTCGCCCGCGCGCCGAACGAACACCTAGACTGGAGCAACATCACACTGCTCGTGAAGGGCCTCCAGAAAGCGTCTCGCGCGTGGGACGGCCTGATTCTCGTCCTCGTGAATCAGGAGGCCCTGTCGGACACCCAGATGGGAAGTCTGATGGGCGCGGCCGACGGCACCATCGCCTTCGAGTGGGAGACCGGCGGCAACGAGCGCGACCGGGTGATGTTCGTCCGGGAGTTCCGCGGCGTCCTCTCGCGACTGGAGGAGGAGGACATCATCCGGTTCGAGACCGAGATTCACGACGGCGGCTTCGACGTCAGTAACGTCCGGAAGATCCGGTGA
- the rpmC gene encoding 50S ribosomal protein L29: protein MAILHTEEIRDMTPAERESELEDLETELLNAKAVKAAGGAPEDPGRFKELRRTIARIKTVQREEGDLDE, encoded by the coding sequence ATGGCCATCCTTCACACCGAGGAAATCCGCGACATGACTCCCGCAGAGCGCGAGTCGGAACTGGAAGACCTCGAAACCGAACTCCTCAACGCGAAGGCCGTGAAGGCCGCCGGTGGCGCACCGGAGGACCCCGGCCGATTCAAGGAACTTCGCCGCACCATCGCGCGGATCAAGACGGTCCAGCGCGAGGAAGGCGACCTAGACGAATAA
- a CDS encoding 50S ribosomal protein L23, whose protein sequence is MSVIEYPWVTEKAMNQMDFDNKLQFIVDLDAEKPEIRDEIEAQYEVTIEKINTQVTMNGDKKATVTLSEDDDAQEVASRIGVF, encoded by the coding sequence ATGAGCGTCATCGAGTACCCGTGGGTCACCGAGAAGGCGATGAACCAGATGGACTTCGACAACAAGCTTCAGTTCATCGTGGACCTCGACGCCGAGAAGCCCGAGATTCGCGACGAAATCGAGGCGCAGTACGAGGTCACCATCGAGAAGATCAACACGCAAGTCACCATGAACGGCGACAAGAAGGCCACGGTGACACTTTCGGAGGACGACGACGCGCAGGAAGTCGCCTCCCGAATCGGGGTGTTCTGA
- a CDS encoding ribonuclease P protein component 1: MPLTPENLTRHELNGLHVRVADAPNPDLVGIEGRVVAETQGTLSVASDSRVRQVPKEGSTFEFALTDESADLAKGSGTASKLASETAGVRSGQSGVSGETGSPDSGGHPRDCEGVAYVTVDGARLLSRPELRTENAGESTWQ; the protein is encoded by the coding sequence ATGCCACTCACACCCGAGAACCTGACGCGACACGAACTCAACGGACTCCACGTCCGCGTCGCCGACGCGCCGAACCCGGACCTCGTGGGAATCGAGGGCCGGGTCGTCGCCGAGACGCAGGGCACGTTGAGCGTCGCGTCCGACTCTCGGGTGCGGCAGGTGCCCAAAGAGGGCTCGACATTCGAGTTCGCGCTCACAGATGAATCCGCCGACCTCGCGAAGGGGTCGGGGACCGCGTCCAAACTTGCATCGGAAACTGCCGGAGTACGCTCCGGTCAGTCTGGTGTGTCCGGCGAGACTGGCTCGCCGGACTCCGGGGGACACCCCCGCGATTGCGAGGGCGTGGCCTACGTTACGGTGGATGGCGCGCGGCTGCTCTCACGACCCGAATTGCGCACCGAAAACGCAGGTGAATCCACATGGCAATAG
- a CDS encoding 50S ribosomal protein L22, with translation MGISYSVETDPDTTAKGMLRERHMSHKHSKAIAREIKGMTVEDAQEYLQQVIDGERSVPFKQHNSGVGHRSDIDGWDAGRYPEKASEAFLTLIENVVNNADQQGFDGESMEIMHVAAHKIGEVQGRKPRAMGRASAWNTPEVDVELVLKEVQE, from the coding sequence ATGGGAATCAGTTACAGCGTCGAGACCGACCCGGACACCACCGCCAAGGGGATGCTCCGGGAGCGGCACATGAGCCACAAGCACAGCAAAGCCATCGCCCGCGAAATCAAGGGCATGACCGTGGAGGACGCCCAAGAGTACCTCCAGCAGGTCATCGACGGCGAGCGGTCGGTGCCGTTCAAGCAGCACAACAGCGGCGTCGGCCACCGTAGCGACATCGACGGCTGGGACGCCGGTCGCTACCCCGAGAAGGCCAGCGAGGCCTTCCTGACCCTCATCGAGAACGTCGTCAACAACGCCGACCAGCAGGGCTTCGACGGCGAGTCGATGGAGATCATGCACGTCGCCGCCCACAAGATCGGCGAAGTGCAGGGCCGCAAGCCCCGAGCGATGGGACGGGCGAGCGCGTGGAACACGCCCGAGGTAGACGTCGAACTCGTACTCAAAGAGGTGCAGGAATAA